The Klebsiella quasivariicola region TCTGATATGGGTAAGTTAGCGTTAGCAGCAAAAATCACTCACGTGCCGTCGATGTATCTGTCTGAGCTGCCGGGGAAAAACCACGGCTGCCGTCAGGGCGCGATCGACGGGCATAAAGAAATTGGCAAGCGCTGCCGTGAAATGGGCGTCGATACCATTATCGTGTTCGACACCCACTGGCTGGTCAACAGCGCCTACCACATCAACTGTGCCGACCATTTCCAGGGCGTCTACACCAGTAACGAACTGCCGCATTTTATTCGCGACATGACCTACGACTACGACGGCAACCCGGAGCTGGGCCAGCTTATCGCCGACGAGGCGGTGAAGCTTGGCGTACGCGCCAAAGCGCACAATATCCCCAGCCTGAAGCTGGAGTACGGCACCCTGGTGCCGATGCGCTACATGAATAGCGATAAGCATTTCAAAGTGGTGTCCATTTCGGCCTTCTGTACCGTTCACGATTTTGCCGACAGCCGCAAGCTGGGCGAAGCCATCCTCAAAGCCATTGAGAAATACGACGGCACCGTGGCAGTGCTGGCCAGCGGTTCGCTGTCGCACCGCTTTATCGACGACCAGCGCGCCGAAGAGGGGATGAACAGCTATACCCGCGAGTTTGACCATCAGATGGATGAGCGGGTGGTGAAGCTGTGGCGCGAGGGCAAATTCAAAGAGTTCTGCACCATGCTGCCGGAGTATGCCGACTACTGCTACGGCGAAGGCAACATGCACGACACGGTGATGCTGCTCGGTCTGCTGGGTTGGGATAAATACGACGGCAAGGTGGAGTTTATCACCGAGCTGTTCGCCAGCTCCGGTACCGGCCAGGTTAACGCCGTGTTCCCGCTGCCGGCGCAGGCGTAAGGAGGCTGTATGCCGCATTTTATCGCCGAATGTACCGACAACATCCGCGAACAGGCCGATCTGCCAGGGCTGTTCGCCAAAGTCAACGAGGCGCTGGCCGCCACCGGCATCTTCCCGATCGGTGGGATCCGCAGCCGCGCCCACTGGCTGGATACCTGGCAGATGGCCGACGGCAAGCAGGATTACGCCTTCGTGCATATGACCCTGAAGATCGGCGCCGGCCGTAGCCTGGAGAGCCGTCAGGACGTGGGCGATATGTTGTTCGCGCTGATCAAAGCCCACTTTGCCGCTCTGATGGAGAGCCGCTATCTGGCGCTGTCGTTCGCCATGGAAGAGCTCGACCCGACGCTGAACTACAAACAGAACAACGTGCACGCGTTATTTAAATAATGTGCAAATTGCCCGGTGGCGCTGCGCTTACCGGGCCTACAACGGCCATGAATTTGTAGGCCGGATAAGCGAAGCGCCATCCGGCAATACAATGCCACAGGAATCACTATGCTCGATAAACAGACCCGCACCCTGATTGCCCAGCGGCTGAACCAGGCCGAAAAACAGCGTGAACAGATCCGCGCGATCTCGCTGGATTATCCGTCGATCACCATTGAGGACGCCTACGCCGTCCAGCGCGAATGGGTCGAAATGAAGATCGCCGAAGGCCGCGTGCTCAAAGGTCATAAGATTGGCCTGACCTCTAAAGCGATGCAGGCCAGTTCGCAGATCAGCGAGCCGGACTACGGCGCGCTGCTCGACGATATGTTCTTCCACGACGGCAGCGATATTCCCACCGACCGCTTTATCGTGCCGCGGATCGAAGTCGAGCTGGCCTTCGTGCTGGCCAAACCGCTGCGCGGCCCGAA contains the following coding sequences:
- the hpaD gene encoding 3,4-dihydroxyphenylacetate 2,3-dioxygenase, producing MGKLALAAKITHVPSMYLSELPGKNHGCRQGAIDGHKEIGKRCREMGVDTIIVFDTHWLVNSAYHINCADHFQGVYTSNELPHFIRDMTYDYDGNPELGQLIADEAVKLGVRAKAHNIPSLKLEYGTLVPMRYMNSDKHFKVVSISAFCTVHDFADSRKLGEAILKAIEKYDGTVAVLASGSLSHRFIDDQRAEEGMNSYTREFDHQMDERVVKLWREGKFKEFCTMLPEYADYCYGEGNMHDTVMLLGLLGWDKYDGKVEFITELFASSGTGQVNAVFPLPAQA
- a CDS encoding 5-carboxymethyl-2-hydroxymuconate Delta-isomerase, producing MPHFIAECTDNIREQADLPGLFAKVNEALAATGIFPIGGIRSRAHWLDTWQMADGKQDYAFVHMTLKIGAGRSLESRQDVGDMLFALIKAHFAALMESRYLALSFAMEELDPTLNYKQNNVHALFK